One Brassica oleracea var. oleracea cultivar TO1000 chromosome C7, BOL, whole genome shotgun sequence genomic window carries:
- the LOC106304187 gene encoding transcription factor bHLH94-like, with the protein MPLEAVVNPQDPFGYLSNCKDFMFHDFYYQEEIVSQDTKNNIHKLGHEQRFVENDKEEERQWGDHHHHQCPVVPSLEEELDLPAIDVENHPPVQQRRKRRRTRSNKNKEEIENQRMTHIAVERNRRKQMNEYLAVLRSLMPSSYAQRGDQASIVGGAINYVKKLEHILQSMEPRRTTTTSHEANTSTSSLVFTFSDFFTFPQYSKKSLSEVESSSSPAEIEVTVAEGHANVKIMAKKKPRQLLKLVASIQSLRLSLLHLNVTTLDNLILYSISVKVEEGSHLNTVKDIATALNQIIRRIQEES; encoded by the exons ATGCCCTTGGAGGCTGTCGTAAACCCGCAAGATCCATTCGGATACCTTTCTAATTGCAAAGATTTCATGTTCCACGACTTTTACTACCAAGAAGAGATAGTATCTCAAGATACAAAGAACAACATTCATAAGTTAGGGCACGAACAGAGATTTGTGGAAAACGATAAGGAGGAAGAACGTCAATGGGGAGACCATCATCATCATCAGTGCCCTGTAGTCCCTTCGTTGGAAGAAGAGCTTGATCTTCCCGCCATTGATGTGGAAAATCATCCTCCTGTGCAGCAGAGGAGGAAGAGGAGGAGAACAAGGAGCAATAAGAACAAGGAAGAGATCGAGAACCAGAGAATGACTCACATCGCCGTCGAGAGAAATCGCCGGAAACAGATGAACGAGTACCTCGCCGTGCTCCGTTCTCTAATGCCGTCGTCATATGCTCAAAGG GGAGATCAAGCGTCGATAGTAGGAGGAGCCATTAACTACGTAAAGAAGTTAGAGCACATCTTACAGTCCATGGAGCCTAGGAGAACCACGACCACGAGCCATGAAGCCAACACAAGCACTAGCTCGTTGGTGTTTACCTTCTCAGATTTCTTCACTTTCCCTCAGTACTCGAAAAAGTCATTATCAGAAGTGGAAAGCTCATCTTCACCGGCGGAAATAGAAGTGACGGTGGCGGAAGGCCACGCGAACGTCAAGATAATGGCGAAGAAGAAACCAAGGCAGCTTCTTAAGCTCGTAGCTTCCATACAGAGCTTAAGGCTCTCTCTTCTTCATCTCAATGTGACCACTCTGGACAACTTGATTCTCTACTCCATCAGCGTCAAG